A window from Salminus brasiliensis chromosome 7, fSalBra1.hap2, whole genome shotgun sequence encodes these proteins:
- the tespa1 gene encoding uncharacterized protein tespa1 isoform X1 — protein MESPSSVGRRQAWVHSSRRWLPLADTEPQSTKSSCTPQPQHLSLQDEVFIEGCTTGKIETWLQGCGNEGSPESNSQLTVESFLKTASSFEDDLTLGAEATALDVESHTEEFGHCPLLLPPPKSRKDFHTSSTPQQRLSLPLCNMGHSMASSAFSSGTSKTASSVSDVLQMCAEDAEETLYQLGFGCEEPQVTARIPARFFTFPSQLRGINFRLFLESQLRRIREEDPSLSLASRFRQVEVLTAMANAFYSLYSHVSRTPLQKLAPPEFSFSSPTVERNIGQRFFGSVRSEPRSPVERLKDTVSKMCLYTGSRGSDSASPNSSPRKRNSLPDVVGMVLETAKNDGGLDQGRGAWLQEVARNMAEKTEGRKAVQIAEVNTVEKVTNPHKERIQRWSQSGQRDSPRAKACLFKPEHESTHTQDSRNATVVDKGSTCSTSRSATLNKPVATKPTVAIITYDAICPQVVECVHQAPYRSPQIDNTAAVGASPVVQIYSESSSSGILEPKDKPTITDTQPQVCSSAEESDGHLMEASSVASQEDPASPHSRISQNSPCRIMVTGLDGDTTSIPKRDSCEDLTSSRCSGSTPQSYLFSIHNRRYLSPIKPPASQIKQANSFELEEVQSAGEEENISAEQCGAHTLSVVAATPQKCSPLRGDSFQSDSSGYAEEDMQQHSLAIQNREIS, from the exons ATGGAGAGCCCGTCTTCTGTTGGCAGGCGGCAGGCGTGGGTGCACAGCAGCCGTCGCTGGCTCCCCCTGGCGGACACAGAGCCACAGAGCACCAAGTCCTCATGTACCCCTCAGCCCCAGCATCTCTCCCTGCAAGACGAGGTCTTCATTGAGG GATGCACTACAGGAAAGATTGAAACCTGGCTCCAAGGCTGtgg AAACGAAGGCAGCCCTGAGAGCAACAGTCAGCTCACTGTGG AATCCTTTCTGAAGACTGCCAGCAGTTTTGAGGATGACTTGACCCTTGGGGCTGAAG CCACTGCACTAGATGTTGAATCACATACAGAAGAATTTGG GCACTGCCCATTGCTCCTGCCTCCTCCTAAATCACGGAAAGACTTCCACACAAG cAGCACTCCTCAGCAGAGGCTTAGCTTGCCACTGTGTAACATGGGACACAGTATGGCGTCCAGTGCCTTCTCTTCTGGCACTAGTAAGACGGCTTCCAG TGTGTCTGACGTGCTGCAGATGTGTGCAGAGGATGCTGAGGAGACTCTGTATCAGTTGGGGTTTGGTTGTGAGGAGCCGCAGGTCACCGCTCGCATCCCAGCCAGATTCTTCACTTTCCCCTCCCAGCTCAGAGGCATAAACTTCCGCCTGTTCCTCGAATCCCAACTCCGCCGCATCCGTGAGGAGGACCCCAGCCTTTCGCTTGCTA GTCGTTTCCGACAGGTGGAGGTGTTGACAGCTATGGCCAATGCTTTCTACTCTCTCTACTCCCACGTGTCACGGACACCACTTCAGAAGTTGGCCCCACCTGAATTCAGCTTCTCCTCGCCCACTGTGGAGCGCAACATTGGCCAGCGCTTCTTCGGCAGCGTTCGCAGTGAGCCGCGATCTCCTGTGGAGCGCCTTAAAGACACAGTCTCGAAGATGTGCTTATACACAGGCTCTCGTGGTTCAGACTCCGCCTCTCCAAACAGTTCTCCTCGCAAAAGGAACAGCCTGCCGGATGTGGTTGGAATGGTCCTGGAGACTGCAAAAAATGATGGAGGCCTTGACCAGGGCAGAGGAGCATGGCTCCAGGAAGTGGCCAGAAACATGGCAGAGAAGACGGAGGGCAGAAAGGCAGTACAGATTGCAGAAGTGAATACTGTCGAGAAAGTGACCAATCCACACAAGGAAAGAATCCAGCGGTGGTCACAGTCAGGGCAGCGGGACAGTCCTAGGGCAAAGGCCTGCTTGTTTAAACCTGAGCATGAATCTACACATACTCAAGACTCAAGAAATGCTACAGTGGTGGATAAAGGTTCCACATGTTCCACTTCACGTTCTGCCACTTTGAACAAACCTGTCGCAACCAAGCCAACAGTTGCCATTATTACCTATGATGCCATTTGCCCTCAAGTAGTGGAGTGTGTGCATCAAGCACCATATCGTAGTCCACAAATAGACAATACAGCAGCCGTGGGCGCATCACCTGTTGTTCAGATTTACAGTGAATCTTCATCTTCTGGAATACTTGAACCAAAAGACAAGCCAACCATCACGGATACACAACCGCAGGTTTGCTCGTCAGCAGAGGAGAGCGATGGGCATCTAATGGAAGCATCTTCAGTTGCTTCTCAAGAAGACCCTGCATCCCCTCACTCTAGGATCTCACAAAATTCACCGTGCAGGATCATGGTCACTGGATTGGATGGTGACACCACGTCTATCCCCAAAAGAGACTCATGTGAGGACCTTACATCTTCCAGGTGCTCTGGGAGCACCCCCCAGTCGTATTTATTCTCAATACACAACCGGAGGTACCTGAGCCCCATCAAGCCTCCAGCCAGCCAGATCAAGCAGGCCAACTCTTTTGAGCTTGAGGAG GTGCAGAGTGCGGGGGAGGAAGAGAACATATCAGCAGAGCAATGTGGTGCGCACACActatctgttgtggcagcaacTCCACAGAAAT GTTCACCCTTGAGAGGGGACAGTTTCCAGTCAGACAGCAGTGGCTATGCTGAAGAGGACATGCAGCAGCATTCTCTCGCTATCCAAAACAGAGAGATCAGCTGA
- the tarbp2 gene encoding RISC-loading complex subunit tarbp2 isoform X1, protein MNDETTPASCKRNSGCTSIEQMLAVNPGKTPISLLQEYGTRIGKTPVYDLLKAEGQAHQPNFTFRVSVGDISCTGQGPSKKAAKHKAAEAALKMLKGGMLGGLGENGLEGDGFVGIDIGLEGDGSQSEIKSSSSSQQAECNPVGALQELVVQKGWRLPEYTVTQESGPAHRKEFTMTCRVERFVEIGSGTSKKLAKRNAAAKMLSRIHDVPVDMRSTHEVEAEDDTFNVHMGGRLEGGKCKGFGCTWDSLRNSAGEKILQLRSHPLGLPNSNFCSLLHDLSEEQRFDVSYLDIEERSLSGLYQCLVELSTQPITVCHGFAPSQDAARASAAHNALQYLKIMAGGK, encoded by the exons ATGAACGACGAGACAACCCCGGCTAGCTGTAAGAGAAACTCTGGGTGTACCAG tATTGAGCAAATGCTGGCTGTGAACCCCGGAAAGACACCCATCAGTCTGCTGCAGGAATATGGAACGCGGATAGGCAAGACCCCAGTGTACGACCTGCTGAAGGCCGAGGGCCAAGCCCACCAGCCCAACTTCACCTTCCGCGTGTCTGTGGGAGACATCAGCTGCACGGGCCAGGGCCCCAGCAAGAAGGCCGCCAAACACAAGGCTGCAGAAGCCGCTCTGAAGATGCTGAAAGGAGGGATGCTGGGAGGATTAGGGGAAAATGGCTTGGAGGGAGACGGGTTTGTTGGCATAGACATTGGCTTGGAGGGAGACGG TTCCCAGTCAGAGATAAAGTCTTCCAGTTCCAGCCAGCAAGCTGAGTGTAATCCAGTTGGAGCTCTGCAG GAGCTGGTGGTGCAGAAAGGCTGGCGTTTACCTGAGTACACAGTCACACAGGAGTCTGGCCCTGCACATCGCAAAGAGTTCACCATGACCTGCAGAGTGGAGAGATTTGTCGAAATTG GCAGCGGTACATCGAAGAAGCTTGCAAAGCGGAACGCAGCAGCCAAGATGCTCTCCCGGATCCATGATGTCCCCGTAGACATGCGCAGCACTCATGAAGTTGAGGCAGAAGATGACACCTTCAATGTA cacATGGGTGGCAGGTTAGAGGGAGGGAAGTGCAAGGGTTTTGGATGTACGTGGGATTCTTTGCGGAATTCAGCCGGAGAGAAGATTCTGCAGCTACGGAGTCATCCGTTAGGCCTTCCCAACTCCAACTTCTGCTCTTTGCTCCACGACCTCTCTGAAGAGCAGCGCTTTGATGTCAGCTACCTTGACATAG AGGAGCGCAGTCTCAGCGGCCTGTACCAGTGTCTAGTGGAGTTGTCCACCCAGCCCATCACTGTGTGTCATGGTTTTGCCCCCAGCCAGGATGCAGCAAGAGCCAGTGCCGCACACAACGCTCTCCAGTACCTCAAAATTATGGCCGGGGGAAAGTAA
- the tarbp2 gene encoding RISC-loading complex subunit tarbp2 isoform X2 has translation MNDETTPASCKRNSGCTSIEQMLAVNPGKTPISLLQEYGTRIGKTPVYDLLKAEGQAHQPNFTFRVSVGDISCTGQGPSKKAAKHKAAEAALKMLKGGMLGGLGENGLEGDGFVGIDIGLEGDGSQSEIKSSSSSQQAECNPVGALQELVVQKGWRLPEYTVTQESGPAHRKEFTMTCRVERFVEIGSGTSKKLAKRNAAAKMLSRIHDVPVDMRSTHEVEAEDDTFNHMGGRLEGGKCKGFGCTWDSLRNSAGEKILQLRSHPLGLPNSNFCSLLHDLSEEQRFDVSYLDIEERSLSGLYQCLVELSTQPITVCHGFAPSQDAARASAAHNALQYLKIMAGGK, from the exons ATGAACGACGAGACAACCCCGGCTAGCTGTAAGAGAAACTCTGGGTGTACCAG tATTGAGCAAATGCTGGCTGTGAACCCCGGAAAGACACCCATCAGTCTGCTGCAGGAATATGGAACGCGGATAGGCAAGACCCCAGTGTACGACCTGCTGAAGGCCGAGGGCCAAGCCCACCAGCCCAACTTCACCTTCCGCGTGTCTGTGGGAGACATCAGCTGCACGGGCCAGGGCCCCAGCAAGAAGGCCGCCAAACACAAGGCTGCAGAAGCCGCTCTGAAGATGCTGAAAGGAGGGATGCTGGGAGGATTAGGGGAAAATGGCTTGGAGGGAGACGGGTTTGTTGGCATAGACATTGGCTTGGAGGGAGACGG TTCCCAGTCAGAGATAAAGTCTTCCAGTTCCAGCCAGCAAGCTGAGTGTAATCCAGTTGGAGCTCTGCAG GAGCTGGTGGTGCAGAAAGGCTGGCGTTTACCTGAGTACACAGTCACACAGGAGTCTGGCCCTGCACATCGCAAAGAGTTCACCATGACCTGCAGAGTGGAGAGATTTGTCGAAATTG GCAGCGGTACATCGAAGAAGCTTGCAAAGCGGAACGCAGCAGCCAAGATGCTCTCCCGGATCCATGATGTCCCCGTAGACATGCGCAGCACTCATGAAGTTGAGGCAGAAGATGACACCTTCAAT cacATGGGTGGCAGGTTAGAGGGAGGGAAGTGCAAGGGTTTTGGATGTACGTGGGATTCTTTGCGGAATTCAGCCGGAGAGAAGATTCTGCAGCTACGGAGTCATCCGTTAGGCCTTCCCAACTCCAACTTCTGCTCTTTGCTCCACGACCTCTCTGAAGAGCAGCGCTTTGATGTCAGCTACCTTGACATAG AGGAGCGCAGTCTCAGCGGCCTGTACCAGTGTCTAGTGGAGTTGTCCACCCAGCCCATCACTGTGTGTCATGGTTTTGCCCCCAGCCAGGATGCAGCAAGAGCCAGTGCCGCACACAACGCTCTCCAGTACCTCAAAATTATGGCCGGGGGAAAGTAA
- the tespa1 gene encoding uncharacterized protein tespa1 isoform X2: MESPSSVGRRQAWVHSSRRWLPLADTEPQSTKSSCTPQPQHLSLQDEVFIEGCTTGKIETWLQGCGNEGSPESNSQLTVESFLKTASSFEDDLTLGAEATALDVESHTEEFGHCPLLLPPPKSRKDFHTSTPQQRLSLPLCNMGHSMASSAFSSGTSKTASSVSDVLQMCAEDAEETLYQLGFGCEEPQVTARIPARFFTFPSQLRGINFRLFLESQLRRIREEDPSLSLASRFRQVEVLTAMANAFYSLYSHVSRTPLQKLAPPEFSFSSPTVERNIGQRFFGSVRSEPRSPVERLKDTVSKMCLYTGSRGSDSASPNSSPRKRNSLPDVVGMVLETAKNDGGLDQGRGAWLQEVARNMAEKTEGRKAVQIAEVNTVEKVTNPHKERIQRWSQSGQRDSPRAKACLFKPEHESTHTQDSRNATVVDKGSTCSTSRSATLNKPVATKPTVAIITYDAICPQVVECVHQAPYRSPQIDNTAAVGASPVVQIYSESSSSGILEPKDKPTITDTQPQVCSSAEESDGHLMEASSVASQEDPASPHSRISQNSPCRIMVTGLDGDTTSIPKRDSCEDLTSSRCSGSTPQSYLFSIHNRRYLSPIKPPASQIKQANSFELEEVQSAGEEENISAEQCGAHTLSVVAATPQKCSPLRGDSFQSDSSGYAEEDMQQHSLAIQNREIS; this comes from the exons ATGGAGAGCCCGTCTTCTGTTGGCAGGCGGCAGGCGTGGGTGCACAGCAGCCGTCGCTGGCTCCCCCTGGCGGACACAGAGCCACAGAGCACCAAGTCCTCATGTACCCCTCAGCCCCAGCATCTCTCCCTGCAAGACGAGGTCTTCATTGAGG GATGCACTACAGGAAAGATTGAAACCTGGCTCCAAGGCTGtgg AAACGAAGGCAGCCCTGAGAGCAACAGTCAGCTCACTGTGG AATCCTTTCTGAAGACTGCCAGCAGTTTTGAGGATGACTTGACCCTTGGGGCTGAAG CCACTGCACTAGATGTTGAATCACATACAGAAGAATTTGG GCACTGCCCATTGCTCCTGCCTCCTCCTAAATCACGGAAAGACTTCCACACAAG CACTCCTCAGCAGAGGCTTAGCTTGCCACTGTGTAACATGGGACACAGTATGGCGTCCAGTGCCTTCTCTTCTGGCACTAGTAAGACGGCTTCCAG TGTGTCTGACGTGCTGCAGATGTGTGCAGAGGATGCTGAGGAGACTCTGTATCAGTTGGGGTTTGGTTGTGAGGAGCCGCAGGTCACCGCTCGCATCCCAGCCAGATTCTTCACTTTCCCCTCCCAGCTCAGAGGCATAAACTTCCGCCTGTTCCTCGAATCCCAACTCCGCCGCATCCGTGAGGAGGACCCCAGCCTTTCGCTTGCTA GTCGTTTCCGACAGGTGGAGGTGTTGACAGCTATGGCCAATGCTTTCTACTCTCTCTACTCCCACGTGTCACGGACACCACTTCAGAAGTTGGCCCCACCTGAATTCAGCTTCTCCTCGCCCACTGTGGAGCGCAACATTGGCCAGCGCTTCTTCGGCAGCGTTCGCAGTGAGCCGCGATCTCCTGTGGAGCGCCTTAAAGACACAGTCTCGAAGATGTGCTTATACACAGGCTCTCGTGGTTCAGACTCCGCCTCTCCAAACAGTTCTCCTCGCAAAAGGAACAGCCTGCCGGATGTGGTTGGAATGGTCCTGGAGACTGCAAAAAATGATGGAGGCCTTGACCAGGGCAGAGGAGCATGGCTCCAGGAAGTGGCCAGAAACATGGCAGAGAAGACGGAGGGCAGAAAGGCAGTACAGATTGCAGAAGTGAATACTGTCGAGAAAGTGACCAATCCACACAAGGAAAGAATCCAGCGGTGGTCACAGTCAGGGCAGCGGGACAGTCCTAGGGCAAAGGCCTGCTTGTTTAAACCTGAGCATGAATCTACACATACTCAAGACTCAAGAAATGCTACAGTGGTGGATAAAGGTTCCACATGTTCCACTTCACGTTCTGCCACTTTGAACAAACCTGTCGCAACCAAGCCAACAGTTGCCATTATTACCTATGATGCCATTTGCCCTCAAGTAGTGGAGTGTGTGCATCAAGCACCATATCGTAGTCCACAAATAGACAATACAGCAGCCGTGGGCGCATCACCTGTTGTTCAGATTTACAGTGAATCTTCATCTTCTGGAATACTTGAACCAAAAGACAAGCCAACCATCACGGATACACAACCGCAGGTTTGCTCGTCAGCAGAGGAGAGCGATGGGCATCTAATGGAAGCATCTTCAGTTGCTTCTCAAGAAGACCCTGCATCCCCTCACTCTAGGATCTCACAAAATTCACCGTGCAGGATCATGGTCACTGGATTGGATGGTGACACCACGTCTATCCCCAAAAGAGACTCATGTGAGGACCTTACATCTTCCAGGTGCTCTGGGAGCACCCCCCAGTCGTATTTATTCTCAATACACAACCGGAGGTACCTGAGCCCCATCAAGCCTCCAGCCAGCCAGATCAAGCAGGCCAACTCTTTTGAGCTTGAGGAG GTGCAGAGTGCGGGGGAGGAAGAGAACATATCAGCAGAGCAATGTGGTGCGCACACActatctgttgtggcagcaacTCCACAGAAAT GTTCACCCTTGAGAGGGGACAGTTTCCAGTCAGACAGCAGTGGCTATGCTGAAGAGGACATGCAGCAGCATTCTCTCGCTATCCAAAACAGAGAGATCAGCTGA